Proteins from a genomic interval of Lolium perenne isolate Kyuss_39 chromosome 1, Kyuss_2.0, whole genome shotgun sequence:
- the LOC139832355 gene encoding uncharacterized protein: MVVEQKEEGKDQFTQRPIYYISEALTKSKQLYPHYQKLVYAILRAQRRLAPYFHEHPIKVVASTPLADIILNRDATGRIAKWAVELGVHNITYEPRRAVKSQVLADFFVDWEEAQQPTSPVDLKYCTLHFDGSKNLEGAGAGIVLISPKGDSVRYVLQLQFEPFTNNMDEYEALLHSMHIAKEMGATRLCCFGDFDLVASQTSGTCDTTDANMIAYKRAVDQAGANFAGHVVEWVDRRKNEEVDALARLGSKRLPPPPGVFLDILTHLSMRVP, encoded by the coding sequence ATGGTGGTTGAGCAAAAGGAAGAAGGGAAGGATCAGTTTACACAACGCCcaatctactacatcagcgaggccCTAACAAAGTCGAAGCAGCTGTACCCGCACTACCAAAAACTAGTGTACGCCATACTCAGGGCCCAGCGGCGACTcgccccttacttccacgagcaccccatcaaggtcgtTGCCTCCAcgccactcgccgacatcattcTCAACCGTGATGCAACTGGCCGaatcgccaagtgggcagtcgaactCGGCGTCCATAACATCACCTACGAGCCGCGCCGCGCAGTCAAATCTCAGGTGCTGGCTGACTTCTTCGTCGATTGGGAGGAAGCTCAGCAGCCAACCTCCCCGGTGGACCTCAAATACTGTACCTTGCACTTCGATGGCTCCAAGAACCTTGAAGGGGCGGGAGCAGGGATCGTCCTCATCTCACCAAAGGGCGACTCCGTGCGGTACGTCCTGCAGCTACAATTCGAGCCCTTCACCAACAACATGGACGAATACGAGGCACTCCTCCACAGCATGCACATCGCAAAGGAGATGGGCGCGACACGATTATGTTGCTTCGGGGACTTCGATCTCGTCGCCAGCCAAACCTCTGGCACCTGTGACAccaccgacgccaacatgatcgcctacAAGCGAGCAGTGGACCAGGCTGGCGCCAATTTCGCCGGTCACGTCGTCGAATGGGTCGACAGACGCAAGAATGAAGAAGTAGACGCACTAGCCAGACTTGGGTCTAAGCGACTGCCCCCTCCGCCAGGCGTTTTCCTCGATATCCTCACCCACTTGTCGATGCGAGTCCCATGA